A single Methanolobus sp. ZRKC5 DNA region contains:
- a CDS encoding flavodoxin family protein has translation MTTMNKIKIIGVGGSPRKGGNTDILLDKFLEGARSTGAETKKVMLREYCIKSCIGCEACRKTGTCTQFHDGMELLYPEIEESKGLILGSPTYNYNVTAEMKTFIDRLYPFYDFTEERPGPYSSKLAGKGRKALVFTVCEQVKAEEMGFTLEALGMPLEALGYEIFDKFEATGYFSKGEVLKDGDILKKAFEAGKKMALSLR, from the coding sequence ATGACTACGATGAACAAGATTAAAATTATTGGAGTTGGAGGAAGTCCACGAAAAGGTGGGAATACTGATATTTTGCTCGACAAGTTTTTAGAAGGGGCTAGATCAACAGGAGCTGAAACTAAAAAAGTCATGTTAAGAGAATATTGTATTAAGTCCTGCATTGGATGTGAAGCATGCAGAAAAACCGGAACTTGTACCCAGTTCCATGATGGAATGGAACTTCTCTATCCTGAAATAGAGGAGTCTAAAGGCCTTATCCTTGGTTCTCCCACTTATAACTACAACGTAACGGCAGAAATGAAAACCTTCATAGACCGCCTTTACCCTTTCTACGACTTTACTGAGGAGCGTCCGGGTCCATATTCAAGCAAACTTGCAGGCAAGGGTCGAAAAGCACTTGTCTTTACAGTTTGTGAGCAGGTAAAAGCCGAAGAAATGGGATTTACTCTTGAAGCTCTTGGAATGCCTCTTGAAGCCCTTGGTTATGAGATATTTGACAAGTTTGAAGCTACCGGCTATTTCAGTAAAGGTGAGGTCTTAAAAGACGGAGATATTCTTAAAAAAGCATTTGAAGCGGGTAAAAAAATGGCATTGTCTCTACGTTAA
- a CDS encoding IS5 family transposase, whose protein sequence is MDSFTDFALNEEYKRLQSVGDKLAEIEYLVDWKPFRPILESMYINRTASGGRPEADVIVMFKMLVLQQWHGLSDAELEKQCIDRISFRKFLGFPEYVPDSTTVWSFRKRIIDNGKEKAVWDEMQNQLDALGLKIKKGMIQDATFIHSDPGHAKADVLRGKDAKTRRSKDGTWTKKNGKSHFGYKLHTIIDKDYELIRRFETTTASLHDSQVDLSEKGEVVYRDKGYFGAIAKGFAATMQRAVRGHPLGIMDILRNERISVKRVPCERVYAVTKEIFKTRKVLVTTVERVNAKMLMTAFCFNLHQLRTLKTKGII, encoded by the coding sequence ATGGATTCTTTTACTGATTTTGCCTTAAATGAAGAATATAAGCGTCTCCAATCTGTCGGAGATAAGCTTGCTGAAATTGAATATTTAGTAGATTGGAAGCCTTTTCGCCCTATTCTGGAGTCAATGTACATAAACAGAACAGCTTCAGGCGGACGGCCTGAAGCTGATGTTATTGTAATGTTCAAGATGCTTGTTCTGCAACAATGGCATGGTCTTTCTGATGCTGAGCTTGAAAAGCAGTGTATTGACAGGATATCCTTTAGGAAATTCCTGGGATTTCCTGAATATGTACCAGACAGTACAACTGTCTGGTCATTCAGGAAGAGAATTATCGACAATGGTAAAGAAAAAGCGGTGTGGGATGAAATGCAGAATCAGCTTGATGCTCTTGGTTTGAAGATTAAAAAAGGAATGATCCAGGATGCAACTTTTATTCACTCAGATCCAGGACATGCAAAAGCAGATGTACTCAGAGGAAAAGATGCGAAAACAAGAAGAAGCAAAGATGGAACCTGGACTAAGAAAAATGGTAAATCTCACTTTGGATACAAACTTCATACAATTATTGATAAGGATTATGAACTAATCAGAAGATTTGAGACAACAACTGCATCACTTCACGATTCACAGGTTGATCTGTCTGAAAAGGGTGAAGTGGTGTATAGAGATAAAGGATATTTTGGAGCAATAGCAAAAGGTTTTGCAGCAACAATGCAACGAGCTGTAAGAGGACATCCTTTAGGAATAATGGATATCCTCAGAAATGAAAGAATAAGTGTGAAAAGAGTCCCTTGCGAAAGAGTGTATGCAGTGACAAAAGAAATATTTAAAACCAGAAAGGTTCTTGTTACAACTGTAGAAAGAGTGAATGCAAAAATGTTGATGACAGCTTTTTGTTTTAATCTGCATCAATTGAGGACACTAAAAACCAAAGGAATAATCTAG
- a CDS encoding PEP/pyruvate-binding domain-containing protein — translation MKELVIFMENIKKENMDLIGSKAFSLHDIVDKGLMVPPFICITTKAYEEYLNSSALKGRITLELARKDIKDMRWEEMWDTSLRIRNMFLNTPIPENLARGIRDNIDKHFTDIPVVVRSSAPGEDSSNTSFAGLHESYVNIKGLESILEHIRLVWASLWSDAAFLYRKELGLDIKHSTMAVMVQELITGEVSGIIFSSSPENSKQMIIEAVHGLNKGLVDGDVEPDRWIIDRENAVIIQHVDPSSREKMTVLRNTGTALEKTSPAISKTPPLGENDVHELHEIALIMESNFGNPQDIEWTKRDEEIYVLQSRPITTTDEGEKLWYLSLRRTMDNLQELRKRVEDKLIPEMIRDAKALKSIEVGILSDKELAREITRRKELYNGWDKKYTDEFIPFAHGMRLFGQVYNDMIKPSNPYEFMELLSGSGLLSIKRNEKLNRMADMLRKDASRLNTTNGIIVEGAFKEEVEDFFENFGHSGIFKNQEELLRLIVELASNPEKEMPVKRNASGLEGRFISAFSETDREFAEELLEIGRTSYRLRDDDNIHLGRIEEQYISTVNEAKNRIATKIKSRFEYFDINDDIEEKELLKALNDDNYVPVKKTIIKEEILVKKAHQRQIQGQPAGEGLVTSVARVITKNEELFDIKFGEILVCDAIDPNMTFVVPLVSGIVERRGGMLIHGAIIAREYGIPCVTGIPDATDIIKNGDEVTVDGYLGIVTIKRKAITG, via the coding sequence ATGAAGGAACTTGTCATTTTCATGGAGAACATAAAAAAAGAAAACATGGACCTTATAGGTTCAAAGGCATTCTCACTTCACGACATCGTAGACAAAGGCTTAATGGTCCCTCCATTTATTTGCATCACCACAAAAGCCTATGAAGAATACCTTAATTCCAGCGCCCTGAAAGGTAGGATAACACTTGAGCTTGCCCGAAAAGATATCAAAGATATGCGCTGGGAAGAGATGTGGGATACATCCCTGAGAATCCGGAATATGTTCCTTAACACACCAATCCCTGAAAATCTTGCTAGGGGAATACGGGATAATATTGATAAACATTTCACTGACATTCCGGTTGTTGTCAGGTCATCGGCACCAGGCGAGGATTCCAGTAATACATCTTTTGCAGGCTTACATGAATCCTATGTGAATATAAAAGGCCTGGAATCCATATTAGAACACATCAGGCTTGTATGGGCTTCCCTATGGTCAGATGCAGCTTTCCTTTACAGGAAGGAATTGGGACTTGACATAAAACATAGTACAATGGCAGTGATGGTTCAGGAACTTATTACAGGGGAAGTCTCAGGCATCATTTTCAGCAGCAGTCCTGAAAATAGCAAACAGATGATAATTGAAGCCGTTCATGGTTTGAATAAAGGGCTTGTGGATGGTGATGTGGAACCGGACAGATGGATAATTGACAGAGAAAATGCTGTCATAATCCAGCATGTCGATCCATCAAGTCGTGAAAAAATGACCGTTTTGAGAAATACTGGCACTGCTCTTGAAAAGACTTCTCCTGCTATATCAAAAACTCCTCCTCTTGGAGAAAATGATGTTCATGAACTGCATGAGATAGCTTTGATTATGGAAAGCAATTTTGGTAATCCACAGGATATTGAATGGACTAAAAGAGATGAGGAGATATACGTACTCCAGTCAAGACCAATAACAACAACAGATGAAGGAGAAAAACTCTGGTATCTATCTCTTAGAAGGACAATGGATAATTTGCAGGAGCTTCGCAAAAGAGTAGAGGATAAATTGATCCCTGAAATGATCAGGGATGCAAAAGCCCTGAAATCAATTGAAGTTGGAATCCTGAGTGATAAAGAACTTGCCAGGGAAATAACTCGAAGAAAAGAACTGTATAATGGATGGGATAAAAAATATACTGACGAGTTCATTCCCTTTGCCCATGGGATGAGACTGTTCGGCCAGGTCTACAATGATATGATAAAACCTTCAAATCCGTATGAATTCATGGAATTGCTCTCAGGTTCCGGGTTGCTAAGCATCAAAAGGAACGAGAAACTCAACAGAATGGCCGATATGCTGAGAAAAGATGCTTCGCGCCTGAATACTACAAATGGCATAATTGTTGAAGGAGCTTTTAAGGAAGAGGTAGAGGATTTCTTTGAGAATTTCGGACATTCTGGTATTTTTAAAAATCAGGAAGAGCTGTTAAGGCTTATTGTAGAGCTTGCTTCCAACCCTGAAAAGGAAATGCCTGTTAAAAGAAATGCCAGTGGCCTGGAAGGACGCTTTATTTCTGCTTTTTCTGAAACCGACAGGGAATTTGCAGAAGAACTTCTTGAAATAGGACGCACAAGTTATCGTCTGCGAGATGATGATAACATTCATCTTGGAAGGATAGAGGAGCAATACATTTCAACAGTGAACGAGGCAAAAAACAGGATAGCAACCAAAATAAAAAGCAGGTTCGAATATTTTGATATTAATGATGATATCGAGGAAAAAGAACTATTAAAAGCGCTCAATGACGACAATTATGTCCCTGTAAAAAAAACGATAATAAAAGAAGAGATTTTAGTAAAAAAAGCACATCAAAGGCAGATTCAAGGACAGCCTGCAGGTGAAGGCCTTGTGACAAGTGTTGCACGGGTGATCACGAAGAACGAGGAGCTTTTCGACATCAAATTTGGTGAGATACTTGTATGCGATGCTATTGATCCTAACATGACATTTGTAGTACCTCTTGTGAGCGGGATTGTGGAACGCAGAGGTGGTATGCTGATACATGGCGCCATTATTGCAAGAGAATACGGAATCCCCTGTGTCACTGGAATACCAGATGCAACAGACATTATCAAAAATGGTGATGAAGTTACGGTTGATGGTTATCTGGGTATAGTTACGATAAAAAGGAAAGCAATTACAGGGTAA
- a CDS encoding dienelactone hydrolase family protein, with the protein MKYSLICLLMIIFVGLSGCLSDTNKIADNGIKSNEKIPILTGIEVEKTEVTIDSGNLTYPAYVAALETKDKKPAIVLIHSFRGMESGYIELIDRLASEGYVVVAPEWQTFETSPHDAVVEQLIRDSIDYLRERPDVDTNLLGLTGFCAGGRYTMLFLPDIKEFKSGVAWYGFPYSGDSETRPDKPADVIEQLEVPMLIIHGTNDQASNVSDIYKYSTELDNAGKYFELKVYQGQPHGFMLEDGQLSRSFEAEDAYWQMVTFFDRTLK; encoded by the coding sequence ATGAAATATTCACTTATTTGTCTGTTAATGATAATTTTCGTTGGATTATCAGGTTGCTTAAGCGATACAAATAAAATTGCTGATAATGGAATTAAGAGCAATGAAAAGATACCAATATTGACAGGAATTGAGGTAGAAAAGACGGAAGTGACAATTGACAGTGGCAATCTGACATATCCTGCTTATGTAGCTGCTCTTGAAACTAAAGACAAAAAACCGGCAATCGTCCTGATACATTCATTCAGGGGAATGGAATCCGGATATATAGAACTTATTGACAGGCTGGCTTCAGAAGGGTATGTGGTAGTCGCTCCTGAATGGCAGACTTTTGAAACATCTCCACATGATGCAGTTGTAGAGCAATTGATAAGAGACTCTATTGATTATTTAAGAGAAAGACCCGATGTTGACACCAACCTTCTTGGTCTGACTGGTTTTTGTGCAGGCGGACGCTACACTATGCTTTTCCTTCCAGATATCAAAGAATTCAAGTCTGGAGTAGCATGGTACGGTTTTCCTTATTCGGGAGATTCCGAAACCCGACCTGATAAACCTGCTGACGTGATCGAACAACTGGAAGTTCCCATGTTAATAATACACGGAACAAATGACCAGGCTAGCAATGTATCTGATATCTACAAATATAGTACTGAATTGGATAATGCCGGGAAATACTTTGAATTGAAAGTATACCAGGGACAACCACACGGATTCATGTTGGAAGATGGTCAGTTGTCACGAAGCTTCGAAGCCGAGGATGCCTACTGGCAGATGGTTACATTCTTTGATAGAACACTAAAATAA
- a CDS encoding pentapeptide repeat-containing protein: MEYQNEEFEAESFEGIDLTGVSFKNTKFIECNFENCNLSNVDLNSTRFQDVRFKNCKIMGLNFSDCNDFIFTIGFESSFLSLSVFSNMNLENTDFINCQVYDCDFVNTNLKNADFQGSDLKNSLFRNTNLSFTSFRNAKNYDIDPNNNFLKKTKFSIPEVISLLNAYDIEIE, from the coding sequence ATGGAATACCAGAATGAAGAATTTGAAGCAGAAAGCTTTGAGGGTATTGATCTCACAGGTGTGTCTTTCAAAAATACCAAATTCATTGAGTGCAACTTTGAAAATTGCAACTTATCGAATGTAGATTTGAATAGCACAAGATTTCAGGATGTCAGATTCAAGAACTGCAAGATCATGGGATTGAATTTTTCAGATTGCAATGACTTCATATTTACCATTGGATTTGAAAGCTCATTTCTTTCATTATCAGTCTTTTCCAATATGAATTTAGAAAATACGGATTTTATCAATTGTCAGGTTTATGATTGTGATTTTGTAAATACGAACCTGAAAAATGCGGATTTTCAGGGATCTGATCTAAAGAACAGTCTTTTTAGAAATACAAACCTGAGTTTTACATCATTCAGGAACGCGAAGAACTACGACATAGACCCAAATAACAATTTCCTGAAAAAGACAAAATTCTCAATTCCTGAAGTCATATCTCTTTTAAATGCGTATGATATTGAAATTGAATGA
- a CDS encoding IS5 family transposase, whose protein sequence is MDSFTDFALNEEYKRLQSVGDKLAEIEYLVDWKPFRPILESMYINRTASGGRPEADVIVMFKMLVLQQWHGLSDAELEKQCIDRISFRKFLGFPEYVPDSTTVWSFRKRIIDNGKEKAVWDEMQNQLDALGLKIKKGMIQDATFIHSDPGHAKADVLRGKDAKTRRSKDGTWTKKNGKSHFGYKLHTIIDKDYELIRRFETTTASLHDSQVDLSEKGEVVYRDKGYFGAIAKGFAATMQRAVRGHPLGIMDILRNERISVKRVPCERVYAVTKEIFKTRKVLVTTVERVNAKMLMTAFCFNLHQLRTLKTKGVI, encoded by the coding sequence ATGGATTCTTTTACTGATTTTGCCTTAAATGAAGAATATAAGCGTCTCCAATCTGTCGGAGATAAGCTTGCTGAAATTGAATATTTAGTAGATTGGAAGCCTTTTCGCCCTATTCTGGAGTCAATGTACATAAACAGAACAGCTTCAGGCGGACGGCCTGAAGCTGATGTTATTGTAATGTTCAAGATGCTTGTTCTGCAACAATGGCATGGTCTTTCTGATGCTGAGCTTGAAAAGCAGTGTATTGACAGGATATCCTTTAGGAAATTCCTGGGATTTCCTGAATATGTACCAGACAGTACAACTGTCTGGTCATTCAGGAAGAGAATTATCGACAATGGTAAAGAAAAAGCGGTGTGGGATGAAATGCAGAATCAGCTTGATGCTCTTGGTTTGAAGATTAAAAAAGGAATGATCCAGGATGCAACTTTTATTCACTCAGATCCAGGACATGCAAAAGCAGATGTACTCAGAGGAAAAGATGCGAAAACAAGAAGAAGCAAAGATGGAACCTGGACTAAGAAAAATGGTAAATCTCACTTTGGATACAAACTTCATACAATTATTGATAAGGATTATGAACTAATCAGAAGATTTGAGACAACAACTGCATCACTTCACGATTCACAGGTTGATCTGTCTGAAAAGGGTGAAGTGGTGTATAGAGATAAAGGATATTTTGGAGCAATAGCAAAAGGTTTTGCAGCAACAATGCAACGAGCTGTAAGAGGACATCCTTTAGGAATAATGGATATCCTCAGAAATGAAAGAATAAGTGTGAAAAGAGTCCCTTGCGAAAGAGTGTATGCAGTGACAAAAGAAATATTTAAAACCAGAAAGGTTCTTGTTACAACTGTAGAAAGAGTGAATGCAAAAATGTTGATGACAGCTTTTTGTTTTAATCTGCATCAATTGAGGACACTAAAAACCAAAGGAGTAATTTAG
- a CDS encoding UPF0182 family protein encodes MRDIRTIFFFLILAFFLGISPLVGFYTDYLWFDMIGYTSVFTTILQWKLITIIPGFILAFAFLYINAKFAGNSIRKILAERNIAYNNIDSQFILIIITVFSFVFGLAFSSNWKTILFYLNSTSFGINDPILMNDIGFYVFQLPFIHMIRGIFLTLTVISLIMVLILYMIRLESIFKSDTIEADNTESSYFLYPTNSVKDILDELPVKVLIHISALLAFLFVLIAFGFYLNRYEILFSQQGVVSGAGYTDVHIRLPIFNILTILSFLTAIALLANVKLKNIKIPIASIVLLILFIMASSFVPDVYQQFKVEPTEIQLEKPYLEYNIDYTRMAFYLSDIEESPFEANTDLTLSELENNTHITENIRIWDRRALEQTYKQLQQIRTYYTFNDVDTDRYHMDDGYKQYMISARELDTMQLAPEAKTWVNERLVYTHGFGIVMNPVSTKTSDGRPEFVLQDIPPTGEFDIENPRIYYGEVTNDYKIADTGKEEFDYPKGGQNVFTQYEGKSGIMLDSFVKRMIFAFTFGELKFILSEYVDDNSRLMYHQQIEERAQMIAPFLEYDSDPYPVISGGKIYWIIDAYTTADRYPYSESYYGTKFYDINYIRNSVKVVVDAYDGTVDFYIMENEPVVTTYSKIFPDLFKPFSEMPEDLQKHIRYPKDFFKVQMDLYENYHMKDAETFYNKEDAWEIPNEVYRGSSIEMEPYYMITKLPNGDGLEYVLLQPFTPRNRENMIAWIAARCDEPNYGEIKHYELPKGELIYGPTQIESRIDQDPDISEQLTLWGQTGSRVIRGNLLVVPIGNSIVYTEPIFISAEESEIPELRRVVVSSGQKVVMGEDLQESLQMLVEGRIDVQDETGQPDIPATARELAQEALNHYDKAQEYLAEGNWAGYGEEIDQLEEILEQLSLALEEVNSQ; translated from the coding sequence ATGAGAGATATAAGAACAATTTTCTTTTTTTTAATTCTTGCATTTTTTTTAGGTATAAGTCCCCTTGTGGGATTTTATACTGATTATCTATGGTTTGATATGATCGGCTATACATCCGTATTCACAACAATATTACAATGGAAACTGATTACGATCATACCTGGATTCATACTTGCTTTTGCGTTCCTGTACATAAATGCGAAATTTGCAGGGAATTCAATACGTAAGATCCTTGCTGAGAGAAACATAGCCTATAATAATATCGATTCGCAGTTTATTTTAATAATAATTACAGTATTTTCATTTGTTTTTGGGCTTGCATTCAGCAGTAACTGGAAAACAATTCTTTTCTATCTGAATAGCACATCATTTGGCATTAACGATCCTATTCTTATGAACGATATAGGGTTTTACGTATTCCAGCTCCCGTTCATTCATATGATAAGAGGAATATTCCTGACACTGACCGTTATATCACTCATAATGGTTCTGATTCTTTACATGATCAGGCTTGAATCTATATTCAAGTCCGATACAATTGAAGCGGATAATACTGAATCATCTTATTTCCTGTATCCGACAAATAGTGTAAAGGATATACTGGATGAACTGCCTGTTAAGGTCCTTATTCATATATCAGCACTTCTTGCATTCTTGTTTGTATTAATTGCATTTGGATTTTATCTTAACAGATATGAGATATTGTTCTCACAGCAGGGAGTAGTATCAGGTGCAGGCTATACTGATGTGCATATAAGGCTTCCAATATTCAACATACTGACAATATTATCATTCCTGACTGCTATCGCTTTACTGGCAAATGTAAAACTGAAGAACATAAAAATTCCAATTGCCAGTATAGTTCTGCTAATACTGTTCATCATGGCCAGTTCTTTTGTACCTGATGTTTATCAGCAATTCAAAGTGGAACCCACCGAGATCCAGCTGGAAAAACCGTATCTGGAATATAATATAGATTATACAAGAATGGCCTTTTACTTATCGGATATTGAAGAAAGCCCGTTTGAAGCGAATACTGATCTGACATTGTCGGAACTGGAAAATAATACCCATATAACTGAAAACATAAGAATATGGGACCGGCGGGCTCTTGAGCAAACCTACAAGCAACTCCAGCAAATAAGAACATATTACACGTTCAATGATGTTGACACCGACCGGTACCACATGGACGATGGCTACAAACAGTATATGATATCAGCCAGGGAACTGGATACCATGCAACTGGCACCTGAAGCTAAAACATGGGTAAATGAACGTCTGGTCTATACTCATGGTTTTGGAATCGTTATGAATCCGGTAAGTACTAAGACAAGTGACGGCAGACCTGAATTTGTTTTGCAGGATATTCCACCTACTGGTGAATTCGATATCGAAAATCCACGGATCTACTATGGCGAGGTCACAAATGACTATAAGATAGCAGATACAGGAAAAGAGGAATTCGACTATCCAAAAGGAGGACAGAATGTATTCACACAATATGAAGGTAAAAGTGGAATAATGCTTGATTCATTCGTTAAACGAATGATATTTGCATTCACTTTTGGTGAATTAAAATTCATCCTGAGTGAATACGTAGATGATAATTCACGGTTGATGTATCATCAACAAATAGAAGAGAGAGCGCAAATGATAGCTCCGTTCCTTGAATATGATAGTGATCCGTATCCTGTTATTTCTGGCGGAAAGATATACTGGATAATAGATGCCTATACCACGGCTGATAGGTATCCATATTCTGAAAGCTATTATGGGACAAAATTTTATGATATCAATTATATCCGAAATTCTGTAAAGGTGGTTGTAGATGCCTATGATGGAACTGTTGACTTCTATATCATGGAAAACGAACCCGTGGTAACTACCTATTCAAAGATATTTCCTGATCTGTTCAAACCTTTCAGCGAGATGCCTGAAGACCTGCAAAAACACATCCGCTATCCTAAAGATTTCTTTAAGGTTCAGATGGACCTGTACGAGAATTATCACATGAAAGATGCTGAGACTTTTTATAATAAAGAAGATGCGTGGGAAATTCCAAATGAGGTCTATCGGGGAAGCAGTATTGAAATGGAACCTTATTACATGATCACGAAACTTCCCAACGGTGATGGACTGGAATATGTATTACTACAGCCCTTTACACCTAGAAACAGGGAGAATATGATCGCCTGGATCGCAGCAAGATGCGATGAACCGAATTACGGAGAGATAAAACATTATGAACTGCCAAAGGGAGAACTTATCTACGGACCTACCCAGATAGAATCCAGAATCGACCAGGACCCGGATATTTCTGAGCAACTGACACTCTGGGGTCAGACAGGTTCCAGGGTGATAAGAGGTAATTTACTGGTGGTGCCGATCGGTAATTCTATAGTGTACACCGAGCCCATATTCATAAGTGCCGAAGAGTCCGAGATTCCGGAACTACGCAGAGTTGTGGTCTCATCGGGACAGAAGGTTGTTATGGGTGAGGATCTGCAGGAATCACTGCAAATGCTTGTTGAAGGCAGAATCGATGTGCAGGATGAAACTGGCCAGCCTGATATACCTGCAACAGCACGGGAACTTGCACAAGAAGCCCTGAATCATTACGACAAAGCACAGGAGTATCTTGCAGAAGGTAACTGGGCCGGGTATGGAGAAGAGATCGATCAGTTGGAGGAGATACTTGAGCAACTCTCTCTAGCTCTAGAGGAGGTAAATTCACAATGA
- a CDS encoding pyridoxamine 5'-phosphate oxidase family protein, whose amino-acid sequence MVTEMSESDLKEQINNLVKEQKLAVLASFHDDEPYTNLIAFVATDDLKHIYFVTPVATRKYSYLSISKKASLMIDNRSNKENDFKDAIAVNANGTVMEVKKTDVSMDLYLGKHPYLKDFLLSPSSALMKLEVNRYIVASKFQNVVEIDMT is encoded by the coding sequence ATGGTTACTGAAATGTCTGAAAGCGATTTGAAAGAACAAATTAATAATCTCGTGAAAGAACAAAAACTTGCAGTCCTTGCAAGCTTTCATGATGATGAGCCATATACTAACTTAATAGCCTTTGTAGCCACTGATGATCTTAAACATATATATTTTGTAACTCCTGTGGCCACAAGGAAATATTCTTATCTCAGTATTTCCAAAAAAGCGTCCTTGATGATAGATAACAGGTCTAACAAAGAGAATGACTTTAAGGATGCCATAGCTGTAAATGCGAATGGCACAGTTATGGAAGTCAAAAAAACTGATGTTTCCATGGATCTCTACCTTGGAAAACATCCTTATCTCAAAGATTTCCTGTTGTCGCCTTCTTCTGCCCTCATGAAACTTGAAGTGAACAGATACATTGTTGCAAGCAAATTCCAGAATGTCGTGGAGATAGATATGACATGA